One region of Lathamus discolor isolate bLatDis1 chromosome 2, bLatDis1.hap1, whole genome shotgun sequence genomic DNA includes:
- the SNAI2 gene encoding zinc finger protein SNAI2 yields MPRSFLVKKHFNSSKKPNYSELDTHTVIISPYLYESYPVPIIPQPEILSSVAYNPITVWTTTGLLPSPLPNDLSPLSGYPSSLGRVSPPPPSDTSSKDHSGSESPISDEEERIQSKLSDPHAIEAEKFQCSLCNKTYSTFSGLAKHKQLHCDAQSRKSFSCKYCDKEYVSLGALKMHIRTHTLPCVCKICGKAFSRPWLLQGHIRTHTGEKPFSCPHCNRAFADRSNLRAHLQTHSDVKKYQCKNCSKTFSRMSLLHKHEESGCCVAH; encoded by the exons ATGCCGCGCTCCTTCCTGGTCAAGAAACATTTCAATTCATCCAAGAAACCCAATTACAGCGAGCTGGACACTCATACAG tgATTATATCCCCATACCTGTATGAAAGCTATCCAGTCCCTATCATACCACAGCCAGAGATCCTGAGCTCAGTAGCTTACAATCCCATTACTGTGTGGACTACAACCGGGCTGCTACCATCTCCATTACCCAACGAcctctctcctctttctggATACCCCTCATCTCTGGGAAGAGTCAGCCCACCTCCACCTTCTGACACCTCCTCCAAAGATCACAGCGGTTCAGAAAGTCCCATTAgtgatgaagaagaaagaatccAGTCCAAGCTTTCAGACCCCCATGCAATTGAAGCTGAAAAGTTCCAGTGCAGTTTATGCAACAAGACCTATTCAACTTTCTCTGGCTTGGCCAAACATAAGCAGCTGCACTGTGATGCCCAGTCTAGGAAATCATTCAGCTGCAAGTACTGTGACAAGGAATATGTCAGCCTGGGAGCGCTTAAGATGCACATCAGGACCCACACACTACCTTGTGTCTGCAAGATCTGCGGCAAAGCTTTCTCTAGACCCTGGCTACTTCAAGGACACATTAGAACTCACACTG GAGAGAAGCCGTTTTCCTGTCCTCACTGCAACAGGGCTTTTGCAGACAGATCCAATCTGAGGGCTCATCTGCAGACCCACTCAGATGTGAAGAAATACCAGTGCAAAAATTGCTCCAAAACTTTCTCCAGAATGTCTCTTCTGCACAAACATGAGGAATCTGGCTGCTGTGTAGCACACTGA